The Heteronotia binoei isolate CCM8104 ecotype False Entrance Well chromosome 11, APGP_CSIRO_Hbin_v1, whole genome shotgun sequence genome includes the window ttcgtAATGCCtgcttttatgatattattttaactctgttgttttattgttgtaagctgtcctgaagcccacttgcgggatagggagagatataaatctaaaaattaaattaaatttaccTGTCCAAGGTTGGGGGCCACAGGTGGCTAATAGTGTATAGATACTccatggaagtccctccccttcccaaaccccaccttcttcaggctccaccccccacaatctccaggtatttcccagcccagagctggcaacccaattcCCATCAACTGCTACCTTATCTGTTtaggtggagatgctggggaccaaACCTAGGCCTTTCAGCAAGTCAAGAGGGTGCTCAgccacagagccacagcctctcccttgAATAAGGCAAGAATGAGGTAGTAGAATCCCGAGCTGGCAGAAAGAGCTCTACCACTTCAAACTGTGTGGGTAGGTCATAGTTTTGAATGACCCTCGCCAATAGAAAGTATAATTCTTGTCCAGGCCACGCCTTGGCTTTCTAGTTTCTGCTTGCCCTACCTACTCCCCCTGTATACGCAACACAGATGTTCACATGCAATGTGCATAGCAGGGGAACAGAACTAAGTACAGCTCCTCCCTTGCCTGCAGTCCAGTGTGATAGTTCCACCCCGGTCCATGGCCATTTACCATGCAAAGGCTCCAATCCTCCTTCAGAAACACTGCTCTCTGAAAGTTACCAGTCACAAGAACTGTGTAATCATATAGGCACTGCTGCTACTTACATCTACACTGATGCTGGTGCCCTGTGATTTTTATGTCTTTGTTTTTTTCCACACCTGTTGGCCTTTTTTGCTAACCATCCTGAATCTTTGCAGTGAGGCAGGATAGACATATCTTAAGAAATAAATCACTGAACCACATGAAAACTTTTAAACCAGAGCAGTTGCTCCTTAACAGAGTCTTTCCCTTGACTAGATGGTCCATTAGTACCCTCTCCTCTCATTTACAGTTTCTGCCAACCGCAGATATGAAGAGGCTGAACTGGGAGGGCGGAAGAGACACGTAATGCATTTTCAACAGGCACTTAATGCAAGCAAACAGCTGGAAGCTGTCCCAGGGTGATGACCCAGCAAGTTTACTCCAGGCTACTACCAAATGCTCCCTGATCCATGGCCCACCGTCCGAGCACCTCCATTGCGGAGGCTGACACATTGATTAATACCCCCGCCTGGTCTCAAGCTGTCCAGGCGTTCCCCAGCCGACCTGCAGGCTCCTTTTCTTACAATGCTTTTAAAAGAAGTTTGTCCCAAACAGCTGGTACAGATGATGCATAGATTCATTACAGTTCCCCACTCAGCAGCAccataaaaacacacacacgcagacCTATGAAAAGCCTGTAATTTATAGCTTGCTACAGGTAATGGAACTTTGTGGGTTCTGCTTACAGCTCAAAGACTTGTGCAAAAGGTGAGTTTACGGCTTCATCCCACTCTTTTTGCTGGGCTCATGTTCTGTGGACACTGATCATGCAGTGCTGATGCAGGGAAACATATTTGAAACTCTGTTGTGGGTAACCTGCAATGCATCTTTTAATTTTCTGTCTCTCCCTGCTCAGCAATTCTATAGATATGTTTCCCCACTGGGTTAGATCAAAGACCTGCCGCTCCAGTAAATGCAAGCTCTGCTGTGATTGGCTGCAGAGCTTGTCAATATCCTATTTGGCTGAGGAAGCTGAGCAACTAGGAGACGGGCAATGGTTTGGGCTTTCCATCAATGAGAAtgtttcagtgtgtgtgtgtgtatgcatctCAATTTCTCTATATCTCCCTTTTGTTGGCTTAACATTCTGAGATCATCAGAGGCACCACGCACACCAAATTCCTTGTGCAGCTTGTACTGACCTCTATCTGTGATCCAAGCTCTTTACTTTAAAGATAATTCTTCCTCAGGCCCCTCAAGTTGAGCCAAAGTGTCCCACTTCACCAACCACACCCTCCTTCATAATTTCCAGGACACTCTAATGTGTGGTGAAGATATATTCTCTGGGAAGACTAATCCTTGCAGAGGCGGGTATTATATTCTCCAAGGTGGCTCCCCCTATGTTTACAGGATTCCCAGGCAGGTTATACCACTGAAGGTATGGagtaaacacacacatacacacaaaccagCATTTACCTGGTAAGAGTGACTGGTTTTTCTCCCACCCTCTTCAGCTCTTAATGGAACAAAGTTATGGAGAGCTGGGTCTCAGGAAAGTACATGTTTACCATTCAACATCTTTAAAAAGTAGACTTTTAAATACCAAACAGATCGATTTTTGTCTTTTAAGGAACAGCACCTAAATCCTGCCTATCAAATgcccatttatttacttcatttgtactctgcctctctcttcccaatgggaacccaaagtcgcttacatcattctcctctcctccattttaccctgaaGTCCTTAGCGCATTCCCTGCCTAACCAGAACACCTCCTAACCACCCCTCACCCAGCCTTAGTTTAACAGCTAACAGTCTTTTCCTCCTAATATTACATCTCTCCCCCCACTCTTAAAGGAGACCAGCTGTAGCCAGGGAAGGCAAACTCTCCCTTATTCATTCCACAACCCAATGCAAGGAAACAACAGTGCTATCCTATGTAGAGTtacacttttctttttttaagcccattgaagtcagtgggcttataAGGGTACAGTTCTGCTTAGGATGGGGCTATTAGTTGGTATCATATTGTACCCATATCCAGTGTCACCGCCTCCCCCACTTAATAGTGTTGCTGCCTACAGTGGATATCAGAATGTGGATTTTTCTTTCGGAGGGTTTCATGGCTTAACCTCTCCCTTGCACTGTTTTCTAAATTGACTCTGGGCACCCCATGCTATTAGTATTTTAAAGTAGTGggaatatacatacatatattttAAAGGATGTGACTGATTTTCTTTAATAAGAGTGTGGGAAGCCTGGTTTCAGTTAGCCACATGGAACAGAGTTGAATGGGTTAAATGTCTCGCCTCTGGCTGCCACAGTACAGGGTCCGTCTGACTCTTTGCTCTTAATGCTTGCTGCTTCTGAAGCCTCAGGAAGCTGACTTTTGGGCTCCAGTTCTTTGATGGTGCAGTTGTAGCAATCAGCCGAGATGCAGAAGGAATGTGGCGGGGGAGCATGGACCCTCATGTTCCAAATGTACCTTGGCCAACCTGCTGGTTTATTGGTTCTCTGTAGCATTTTTCAAGACTGCCAGACAGCAGTtatttactggcattaaattccTCTCTCGTCTGTTAGAAAATGTCCAGGTGGCAACCCAATCTTTTCCAACATGCCTAACAAAGCTTTTTATCCCTGCTGGCATTTCCTCATTCATTCTGGAACATAAATAGTTGCAttgatttttaaacatttttactgccCGACAAATAAAACATTTTCTGTGCCTGTTATGAATCATCCTTGCACCCGTTCACTTGACAACATCcattctttccccacccccccatcgcTTTCTCCAATCCTGACCACACACAGGAGAGTTGGTGTGAAATCCTGTCTGGGAGTAGAAGCTGTGGTTTTGACAGATCCATGATGCCAGTCTTGCCTCTGCCGCAAACTCACttgaaagccactctgattcagctCCCTCCATCTGCAGTATGGGGATAAGACTGGCCTACCTTGCAGAGCTGGTGTAAGGATTACTGGGATAATGGATGTGCTTGACAGAGATGTTCACTGTTATGGTAGGTGAAAATTCTGTATAATCCTCCCAAATTTCTAATCTAATTGGCAACTGCTGAATCAAAAATCTGGAAATCTGCCTGAAAGCAAATACAATTGCTATCAATAACAATCACTCCTAGTATCTTATTTGTTTAGTATACCCAGATAACTGCTGGAGATGGCCTCGGGGCTATCAATAAGGCAGCAAAAGGGCCCTGACCTCGACAGTCCAGGCAAACATaatctcatgagatcttggaataagggtggccagacttgcttaaaataagagtcacgaagaataaatgtcagatgtctgagagccataagacatgaacgtcagatgtttgagagccgcaagacagggagggacagaggaaagcaaacaggagggggagaggtgggaagaaatcaactttaaatacattctccaaactgccagctgactttgcttggagaagtaattttaaaagacaaatgccttctccgagctggctgacggggcagtgggggcttcgaaagtgtgaaatatgtgtgaaagagccacgtgtggctcctgagccacagtttggccacccctgtcttggaagttaagtagggttgactctggtaaagtatttggatgagagacctccttggaataccagaagtcgggaggcaggggcaggttttattcagtcacctccctgaatgTCCTCCAGGCCCCCTATAGAGGTCAGTCACATTACTTTCAGGTGCACATGCACACTCACAAATgcatacacacacgcacatataaatacaactcccgccaaaaaagaaaaaagaaaggcagcAAAAGGgattaacctagggttgccaggccccctagcccactggtgggggatgggggggtaggtttgccagatccagattggaaaactcctgggagatttggggatggaccctggggaggacagagacctcagtggggtgcaatgccatagagtcctccctctaAAGCacccatttgctccaggggaactgatttctgtggtctgaagaggaggtgtaattctgggggatccccaggtcccacctggaggctggcattcctagatTCACCTGCCAATAACTTAGGGGGTCATAGCCCTCAAATGgttcatggggagggaggaaactaGGGTTGGAGGATCCACACCATAAGGCATACATTCACCAACCCCAACTTTCCCAGGCAGGCCAGGGATGAAGAAGTAAAAATATCCCCCTGTTCAGCATCACAGCCAGAAGACCAGCCTCCTGCTCCCCCAGTGATGGATAGCAATCTGGACTACTGTGCTATAGGCCTAGCCTTCTGAGCCTTAAGAGTAGGTGCACACTGAGCTGCTGGTCTTGCCCCAGAACCAAGCTGTGTCAAGCTACTGCACCAAAGGGAACAGGGTTTCCACTCATTATTTCTCTCCCTCAATTCTTCATGGGTTCCAACATGTTCCTTTTAATAGCAAAGTTTGTGCCAGGCAGAGTGTCTCTTAGTAAAGCAGGTAAGGAGTCACTAACATACACAGGTGAGGGGTTGCTACGTACTTCGGAATTCGAACCCCAATCTCTGTCCTCCTGATCCTAATCACTCCTTTGGCAAGTATACATTAGAACAAAACATGGATTTTTAGCTTGCAAAGTTTGATCCTGAGTGCGAAGGAAAACACCACGTTGTCACTGTCAGCAAAGGAAAGATCTAGGTGCTTTCCTCTGCATTATCTGTTTGGGAGTGAGTCCAGCCACTTTcaaatagggcttactcccaaataAGGCTGCCTAGAACTGCAGCTGTAAAGTACAATCCTAGGCATACTTACCTGCATGAAGTCCCAATGAACACTCCCTACCTGGGAGTGGGCTACAAAAGCCCAGTCCTAAGCAGATTTCCTCCCAAGTCAGCCCCATTTAGAGCTATAGGATTGTCTTGCAAGCCAGCCTGCTCAGTACCACAGCCTTAAAGAACTCTAAACATCTAGCTCCCAACACTGCAGAGTATCATGGCCAAGGTTCTCTGCAGCACAcagaaactgaacacaatgcagATGGAATCCTGATTTTTAACATAAAACTCTAAAAACCTCCACTAGTCAGATGCGCAAAAAAAGTGCTATCAAAGCTGCAAATCTTTCTGCAGCACAAGCCTCCCCCCTCCTACTGCAGTTTGCAGTAACTGAATATACTATTTATTGGTGATGAGACCCTGTCAAAACACATACTGGAGATTAGTAAATGGAAGATCATCAACAGAGACAAAAATAGATTTTTCTGTGCTCAATGCAAAGTTCAAATGctatctccacccccaccccccgttcccCCACCAAGCAGTACTGAGCAAGTCCCAGCCTCAAATGCACCTTTGTGAAATGGAATAATGTACAAAAGGAAGACCAGGAATGGTTTTATTGCCTGGAGAGCCATTTGCCTAGATTGGGCTAAAGAGACTCTGGAGAAGTCAACTAAAATTCTGCCACTCAGAGAAGCACTGGCTTAATTCttgcacaaacacacactcaaGCACAGAGTGGAGCCCATGGTTCTTTATTCATTAGAAAAAGATGTATTTACCAAAGCAAGAGTGTAATCCCATTAAACACCAGCTGGCTCTATacaaatatctttttaaaagtgAACAGACTAGAGATGCCACATAGCTTGCCTTTCTAACAATTCTCCACACTTTTATTTTCCTCGCCATTTGTTATGGTCCTCCCCTCccctatcttttttaaaaattctgatttGAACTTCATCCATTCTGAAAAATAACATGCCAATGCTAAAGTTTACTGGGAGGCAGGAACCTCAAGTACAATACTTGCAATTTACAATGACCCTCCAAATTCTGAACCATCCTTCATCCCCACTGGAGATTGGGCGGGACCAGCCATCCACCGGGAGGCGGAGcctgaagggaaggaggaagctcATGAACTGGTGGCCAACCAGGTGGATACTGGAAAATGGACTCTTCCTCAGGGTCGGCACTGGAAGGAGCGAGATGATAACAACACTGGATAAATAACTGGCAGGTACATGGCACTTTTTCAATGTTCAGAGTGCTTCAGATACATTATTTAAGCAATCTCtaaacaaccctgggaggtagaatCAGTATTATTATCCTCAGGTTGCAGATGGGAGTGTGAGGCTGGAAGACAActggattggctacataaaataATGGAATGAAATCTGACCTTGGGATTTACTAGTCTTACCCAATACCCCCTAAACTCTTCTGTAACTGATTTATGAACCGCAACCATTGTGGAGCCATACACCTGTGCCCATGGTTGATACACACGTGAAGTCTGGCTCCTAGGAGTTTTCTGAGGTTCAGATATTTGTGCtagttgtgggagggggggggggcaatggtctATCAACAGAGTACTTCTCTGGATATCTACCTcagtgtccccccacccccaggaaatAGGCCTGGAACCACAATTCCACAATGCACTACTGAACAAAGAGACACAGCTAATGCTCTCTGCAGGATCTGAAAGCCAGATCAACATAAGCTTTGCTgagcaaagcaatccaaattgtTGGCAGCCCTCACAACAGCACTAGGTTCAGAGCTGCCCAAAGGCAGATAACTCAGTGGCAGTGAGGGCAGCACCAGACAGACAGGAGCCATCCAAAGAGAGGGAGCCTTCAGCTTGTGGCAGAATCAGGGGAGTGCAGAGGCAGCAGGCAGGGGAAAGCAGCAGGTTCCACTCTGGTACCAGCTAGCACAGTCTGCCCCAAAAGGCAAGCAGTGGGTAGAGAAGCTACCAACAGAACCCTTCAGTGCTTTTTCCCCCAAGAGGAGAAAAGGATCCTATGCTGTCTTCCCTACCCTCCAGTAGCTCCCAGACAAGGAAACTGAGAAATGAAGAGCACAAGGCTGAGAATCGCAGAGCCAGGGAAGAATGCAAGCATGTGACTCTGAATCAGAGCTCTGCCTTCCATACCTGGGGATGTCAGGGATCTAGTGAGAACTACAAGTCAAGGGTTTTGTTGGGAGCCTAAAGAGGATGGTGATGGAGCTGTCCACACCTAACAGATAAATGAGGATTAATACCTAATAGATATCTAATAGATAAATTCTCCCACCTTTCTTTCATGCTCATTCCTTCCATGAAAATAAACCTCTCTGCCTGTACTCCAAGCACATGTATACAAACGTGCACCTTCACCCCCTTTGATTCCTGCCTCGTCTtttcctctgttgtctctcccagTACTAGAATCGGAATGGGAAGTTCTGCAGGACAGAGGACACCCCCTCCTGTAACCCTGCCAAGAGTTGTGGGCACCCATGGTGCTATGCAGATGATAGCAACAGATGTAGGATGCGAGCAGAATGAGCAAAACGCCAGGGATGCTTTGGAAGTTCAAAATGCCTCTTCCTCTCCTTGGGAATATAGGCAGGCCTTCCAAGACCATCTGGAGTGCCGCAGGAACCCCTCCAAGAGCAAGCCTGAAAAGCACGTACCTGTTTGTCTGAGTCGAGCTGAGCCGCTTGGCCCTCTTCTCCAGCCACTCCTCGATGGTCCCTGGGGGATTTGGTATCCCATCTCGCTGCTGTTCttttgctctcctctcctcttttttttaaagaaggtgaCAAGAGTAGAGCTGCTTTAGCCtgctgtccttttactccattaaGTCTGCTCATTAGcctgcagttctctcagagctgacgGCTTTTGCCTGCACAATTTGGCCTGGAGTGGAACCTCCCTCCCAGCTGTCCTCCCGCATTTGGAGACTGGGCCAGATCCAGGCCCaacctctttccttcttcctgtcCTACACTGGCCACCAGCCCTGAACGGCTTTCAAAAGATCCGCCCTTCTGGCCTGGCTAGACCTGATGCATTTGTACAGTCTGGGAGGTGAGCCAGCCTGGAAATCATGGCAGTTAAAGAGGAGCTGGGCCTGCATTGCTCACCAATGATCTACAGGTTTCAAGGCCAAGTACCACGAGCCCCCtcaaactgctgctgctgctcctgcttCTCTGAAAACAGAATGCTGCGAGATAAGATATGCTTAAGAAAGCCCTTTGGGAAACAAGGGATTCTGCAAATGCATGAATGAGGATTCTAAAGCATTACAAGCCAACAGCACTATCCCTGAAAACAGCAAGGTTGGTAAAAGTGGCAACTCAAAACCAAGCGTcagaaggaggggaagagaacAAAACCCATTCATCTAAAAGCTGGGGAGCCACGTTCAAAAAGGCCCTGCTCCTTGTTATGGCTCTCTTCAGCTCTGacaagggaaggagactgagcaGGGCTTCAGAGGATGATCTTAACAGAGGTTTAGGAAGCAGGGGGAAAGATGGCCTTCTTTCCTTATTGGACTGCTTACAGGGATTAAATGCCAAGGGAAGGGCAGAGAGATGCATGCCTGGCTCTGCCCACCATCAGCATGGATCCACTCCCACACAGAAGGCCCCTACCATTTCCCCAACCCCTTTCCATCAGATGCCTGCTTTAAAATGAGATGCTGTATGCCACAGCTTTAAGCAAAACGTTAAGCATTTCTCAACAGTGTGTAAAATTAGCACCAGTACGCCAACAGAGTGAAGGATAACGCCAGACTCATGATGGCAGCCAATTATTCTTCTTTCCTGTTGAATATTAATGATGGTGGCAGAAGCAAGACACACAATGAGCAGCCAGAGATGGATAACGTGTCATACACTGTTTGGCTGCTATTCAGGAATCACACAATAAGGCAGTGGCAggcatttgggaggggggggtgtgtggcagatcTTCTGAGGTCTTGGTGTGGCCAGATTAACTTCTTCCATATCACCCTTTTTGCAAAGGACAAGGTttgtttttggtggtggtgggtttGTGTGCCACCAGTAGAATCATGGGATGAAACTTTCCTAGACTCTACCACTTCAAGTGAATTTGTGCATTGGAATGGGGGTGTTGCAGAtctcaatttggtgtagtggttaagtgtgcaactcttagagaaccaggtttgattctccactcttccgcttgcacctgctggaatggccttgggtcagccatagctattgcaggagttgtccttgaaagggcagctgctgtgagagctctctcagccccacccacctcacagggtgtctgttgtggggagagaagatataggagattgtaagccactctgattcagagagaagggcggggtattaatctgcagtcttcttcttcaacacacatgctgaatcagaccatcatgGTCAGCAGtgtttactcagactgacagcagctttccagggtctctagcagaggtctttctcatcacttactgcctgggccttttttactggagatgctgaagattgaacctgggccctgcATGCCTGGCGAAGGCTTTTCTACACAGCCAAAGCCCCTCCCAGAAAAAACCGCTACTACCACCTTCCCTTCCCATGTAAGCATAACAAATAAGATAAAGGGAACAAGAGCAAACTTGACAAAAGTACAAAAATAAAGGGATCCTTGATGGCTATCTTCCTATCTGATGGGACCTTATCCCCTTTTGGGACAACATTCAAATATGCTACCCTTAACTGTCTACTGCTTAAAGTGATACAAATCCAGGTCTGGTATACACAAGCAGCACAATGAGGGAATAGAATAGATTGCAACAGGAGGGGGAAATTCACATTTTGGAATGCTCCCCCATGTTAAAAAGAAATCTTTGCAAACAGTAAACCAGCACAACACTACAAGGACTGGACTGAAATTCTTGCTGATTAGCTGGTTTTCTATTTGCAGGGATGCTCCCCTGCCTCATGGAGAAGGATTCAAAAGTGGCATCTTCCATACATGTAAGTCATCACCAGATGAATATGCATGTGTGAAGCAGCCCATACCTCCTTCTCAGTGGTACCTACCCTGCAAGCAGAGAAGGTGCTATGATATGCACCTACCTTCAAAGAGTTATTCTGGCTTCCAGTGAAGACCATTCACTGTCTTTGCCTTTAGGGTAACCTGGAAGTTTTATTTGTGCATCATGTCTCTGATACCCCCATTCATACATGCACATCACCAACATGTGGCAAGCATACGTGTGTGAACCAGCCACAGGAGTCTAAGATACAAACATGTTTGATTTTGAGAACATCCTCTCTATCCCTAGATATCCACTGTCAATGTGAGCAAAAAACACTTGGCTTCCTGCAGGGCTCGAACAAGCTCGTACCTCAGCCTCAATTCCATATTTATAGCACTGGATTATTAACTATTCACTTTTGATAGCTGCAACAGCATCTTAGCTGCTTTCCCCTTCAGCTCCTTCCAACTTCCAGGTTCTGTCATCCTGGGTCCAGAATGCCTCTCCCATGCCCTGGAACTTAGCTTGTCtcaatgcagtcttccaggagcAGCAAACAAGATTTTACTCCAATGTATGCTGCACTTAGCAAGTCAAAATAGAAGCCAATGCAGGATTGTCCACATAGGAGTTTAATTAAAAAGGTTTCAATTTGCAGTATGAAAGGGGGAAAGTTTGCTGAGGTCCCCCAGAGGAATGGCTTCTCTTGCCAGCTAATTCAATTCCTTTGCTTTCATCTGGCCCATCTAACCTCTGCCAATAATCAATAGCAGGATAATTGGCAAACAAACCTGACAGGAACAGCTGGTCAAATCAACCTCTCCCTTCAGCTCCATAGCAGAGGGGCTGCATTTCCTGAAGGCACTGCTCGTTGAAGCattttaagtgttttttaaatgtttattttgcAACCAGGTACCCTTGCCTTTACGACACAAGCTGAAGTGCTGCAGGAATAATTTGAAAGAAATTCCACTTACAGAAGGGGACAACGAGGACATGTAGAAAGAATCACTGCTCAGTGGTCAAGCATGTACTTTGCATATGCAAGTTCCCAGGTCCAATTCCCGGGCCCACTGGCAAAAAAGTATCAGTGGCTAGGAAAGATCTCTGCCAGAGACCATGAAGATTCACTGTTAGCTCAACTCAGTTTTGGCCCAGACTCCAAAATAGGACTGAACTAACAATCACTGCCTATCACTAGATACATGTCTGGATGGACATATTAGGCATTGTCATATATGTCAATTTGTATTCAGCCTTTCTTCCAAAGAGGTCAGAGCGGAGACCTGGACAGCATCCCATTTTACCGTCAGATCAACTCTAGTTATTCCACCAGCCTCAAGGCTGAGCTTGGATTTGAAACCAGGATATCTTCCAAGTCTACCGCTCTAGAACTATGAGCACTTTCCCTCCTATATTGGAAGCATATGAACACCTCCCAAAAGTTTACTCTTGGTGTATGAATCAGTAAAAAAGAAATTACCCTCCCTCAGAAGAACTCACTCTCTCTGGTCTCTGTGCAAGTCACTGttctgaggaggcctcccaaTTTGGGAGGTAAATCCCGCATATCTCTATATGAGTCACTGCCATAGCTGCAGTTTGACTCTTCTGTGGACGGGTGCTTGGAGCTCACACAAGCTTTTTAATTTTGTAATTCCTCCCTCGCAAGATGCAACTGGGGAACTGCTCCTATGTCAGTGAATGCAACATGGTGCATTTTTTTCTAGCTTGCTGTATCAGTGGGCTTGACAGAAACTACTAAGGTCGGTAGGCCAGTGGTCCAACTGGGTACAGGACAACTTCAGGTCTTCAGATGCATTAGACTTCATACCTTGGACTGAACTAAGGCCCTGAACTTCCTACAATTACTTCTGGATTCCACATACTGCAAAATCTGACCTTGAAATTCTGAGGAAACAGATACTGGGAAACTGCATCAATATTTGTTTGCTCTTTCCAGTCTTCACCTTGGCAACAACTTACCTTGTACCTGTGCATTCAGTTTCTCCAAGTCCACCTCAGTCATGTGAGAAAATCTGCAGTTAGAGCCAAAATCACATTGACCTGCAAGGAAACTCAGACAAAGGGCATATGAAGCAGACGGCACAAAAAGGGGCAGGGAAAGAACACTGTTAATCCTCAGCCTGCCATCATGTGCACTAGGACACAACAGTACAGAGCACTGCATCAAGCACATGATTCGGTATCACCACAAAAAGATGCT containing:
- the ZMAT5 gene encoding zinc finger matrin-type protein 5; this encodes MGKRYFCDYCDRSFQDNLHNRKKHLNGVQHLRAKKVWYDLFRDAAAILQEEQSKKPCRKFLQTGQCDFGSNCRFSHMTEVDLEKLNAQVQEERRAKEQQRDGIPNPPGTIEEWLEKRAKRLSSTQTNSADPEEESIFQYPPGWPPVHELPPSLQAPPPGGWLVPPNLQWG